One Mycolicibacterium pulveris genomic region harbors:
- a CDS encoding D-alanine--D-alanine ligase family protein: MRVAVVYGGRSSEHAISCVSAGSILRNLDPARFDVVAVGITSQGAWVLTDAEPDALAITDGRLPEVTKASGTELALAADPGRRGQLISLGQGAEELLAAVDVVFPVLHGPYGEDGTIQGLLELAGVPYVGAGVLASAAGMDKEFTKKLLAAAGLPIGDHAVLRPRDKTLELEVRERLGLPAFVKPARGGSSIGVSRVTAWDQLPEAISQARRHDPKVIVEAAVPGRELECGVLEFPDGRVEASAVGEIRVVAAARGENGFYDFATKYLEDAAELDVPAKVDDDVADMVRALAIRAFHAIDCQGLARVDFFLTDDGPVINEINTMPGFTTISMYPRMWAASGVDYPTLLATMVETALARGTGLR; the protein is encoded by the coding sequence ATGCGGGTCGCCGTCGTCTACGGCGGACGCAGCTCCGAGCACGCGATTTCCTGCGTCTCTGCAGGCAGCATCCTGCGCAACCTCGATCCCGCCCGCTTCGACGTGGTGGCCGTCGGCATCACCTCGCAGGGAGCGTGGGTGCTCACCGACGCCGAGCCCGACGCCCTGGCCATCACCGACGGCCGGCTGCCGGAAGTGACCAAGGCATCGGGCACCGAGCTGGCCTTGGCCGCCGATCCCGGCCGTCGTGGCCAGCTGATATCGCTCGGGCAGGGCGCCGAGGAGCTACTCGCCGCGGTCGATGTGGTGTTCCCGGTGCTGCACGGGCCGTACGGCGAGGACGGCACCATCCAGGGCCTGCTCGAGCTGGCCGGCGTGCCGTACGTCGGGGCCGGGGTACTGGCCAGCGCGGCAGGGATGGACAAGGAGTTCACCAAAAAGCTGCTGGCTGCGGCGGGGCTGCCGATCGGCGACCATGCGGTGCTGCGCCCGCGGGACAAAACGCTCGAGCTCGAGGTGCGTGAACGGCTCGGCCTGCCGGCCTTCGTCAAACCGGCGCGTGGGGGCTCCTCGATCGGTGTCAGCCGGGTGACGGCGTGGGATCAGCTGCCCGAAGCGATTTCACAGGCGCGCCGCCACGACCCCAAGGTGATCGTCGAGGCCGCGGTACCGGGGCGCGAATTGGAATGCGGGGTCTTGGAATTCCCGGACGGTCGGGTGGAAGCGAGCGCGGTCGGCGAGATCCGCGTGGTCGCCGCTGCGCGTGGCGAGAACGGCTTCTATGACTTCGCGACCAAGTATCTCGAAGACGCCGCCGAGCTCGACGTGCCCGCCAAGGTCGACGATGACGTCGCGGATATGGTGCGCGCCTTGGCTATTCGCGCCTTTCACGCTATCGACTGCCAAGGTCTGGCGCGCGTCGACTTCTTCCTCACCGACGACGGCCCGGTGATCAACGAGATCAACACCATGCCGGGCTTCACCACGATTTCGATGTATCCGCGGATGTGGGCCGCCAGCGGCGTGGACTATCCGACGTTGTTGGCCACCATGGTCGAAACGGCCCTCGCGCGCGGCACCGGCCTG
- a CDS encoding cystathionine gamma-lyase → MDAQYGDSTRSVKAVGTEAIPGTPVMPSPVPAAAYHLSPDETEPLDYYGRNSNPTWRRLEAALAELEGAATALTFGSGMAAITAVLRVLAKAGTKLVIPADGYYQVRRYAAEYLAPQGVTVVEAVCADMYDASTDADVVLAETPTNPGLDVVDLHQLAMRCRSRDATLVVDNTTATPLGQQPLSLGADLVVASATKGLSGHSDLVAGYVAGSHPELMAAVARERTLSGPILGAFEAWLVLRGLGSAGLRFERQSQNALALAVMLRNHPAVRSVRYPGLPDDPSHRIATQQMKRFGGLVGVELENAAAVHALVQRSALLISSTSFGGIHTSVDRRARWGDSVSEGFARISLGIEDIDDLIADIEQALG, encoded by the coding sequence GTGGACGCCCAATACGGGGACTCCACCCGCAGCGTCAAAGCCGTGGGCACAGAAGCCATTCCGGGCACCCCCGTGATGCCGTCACCGGTTCCGGCTGCCGCCTACCATCTCTCACCCGACGAAACCGAGCCCCTGGATTACTACGGCCGCAACTCCAACCCGACATGGCGTCGTCTCGAGGCGGCCTTGGCCGAACTCGAAGGCGCCGCAACGGCGTTGACTTTCGGTTCCGGGATGGCCGCGATCACCGCCGTGTTGCGTGTGCTGGCCAAAGCGGGAACGAAGCTCGTCATCCCGGCAGACGGCTACTACCAGGTCCGCCGGTATGCCGCTGAGTATCTTGCGCCGCAAGGAGTCACGGTGGTCGAGGCGGTTTGTGCCGACATGTACGACGCGTCGACAGACGCCGACGTCGTACTCGCCGAGACGCCGACGAACCCGGGGTTGGACGTCGTCGATCTCCATCAGCTGGCGATGCGCTGCCGAAGCCGGGACGCCACGCTCGTGGTCGACAACACGACGGCAACACCGTTGGGCCAGCAGCCCCTGTCGCTGGGCGCTGACCTGGTGGTGGCCAGTGCCACCAAAGGACTGTCCGGGCACAGCGATCTGGTCGCCGGCTACGTCGCGGGCAGCCACCCCGAGCTGATGGCGGCGGTGGCGCGGGAACGTACGTTGTCCGGGCCGATCCTCGGGGCGTTCGAGGCGTGGCTGGTGCTGCGCGGTCTGGGCAGTGCGGGGCTGCGGTTCGAACGCCAATCCCAGAACGCCCTGGCGCTGGCCGTGATGCTGCGCAACCATCCCGCCGTGCGTTCGGTGCGGTACCCCGGACTGCCGGACGATCCGTCGCATCGGATCGCCACCCAGCAGATGAAGCGGTTCGGCGGCCTCGTCGGCGTCGAACTCGAGAACGCTGCCGCGGTGCACGCGTTGGTGCAGCGCAGCGCGTTGTTGATCTCGTCGACCAGCTTCGGCGGAATTCACACGTCGGTCGACCGGCGTGCGCGCTGGGGCGATTCGGTCAGCGAGGGCTTCGCGCGTATCTCGCTGGGCATCGAGGACATCGACGATCTGATCGCCGACATCGAGCAGGCGCTGGGATGA
- a CDS encoding NAD(P)H-dependent glycerol-3-phosphate dehydrogenase: MVKAAVMGAGAWGTALAKVLADAGTEVRLWARRAELADEINRTHRNTTYLGDAALPSSIRATSDPADALYGACTVLLAVPAQTLRTNLEQWKNAIGDDVTLVSLAKGIELDTLMRMSQVIVQVTGADAARVAVVTGPNLASEIVEEQPAATVVACSDSGRAVTLQRAMSTGYFRPYTNADVIGAEVGGACKNVIALASGMAAGVGLGENTAAAIITRGLAEIMRLGIALGAKPATLAGLAGIGDLVATCISPHSRNRSFGYHLGRGGTMESALQAAGGQVAEGVASSQAVLSLAQSYDVEMPLTEAVVRVCHKGLSVDEAVALLLGRSTKPE; the protein is encoded by the coding sequence GTGGTCAAGGCAGCGGTGATGGGTGCCGGTGCGTGGGGGACGGCGCTGGCCAAGGTGCTGGCCGACGCCGGCACCGAGGTGAGGTTGTGGGCCCGTCGTGCAGAGCTGGCCGACGAGATCAACCGTACCCATCGCAACACCACCTATCTCGGTGACGCCGCGCTGCCGTCGTCGATCCGCGCCACCAGCGACCCCGCCGACGCGCTTTACGGGGCGTGCACCGTGCTGCTGGCGGTTCCGGCGCAGACGCTGCGCACCAACCTCGAGCAGTGGAAGAACGCCATCGGCGACGACGTGACGTTGGTGAGCCTGGCCAAGGGCATCGAACTGGACACCCTCATGCGGATGAGCCAGGTGATCGTGCAAGTCACCGGGGCCGACGCGGCACGCGTCGCCGTGGTCACCGGGCCCAACCTGGCCAGCGAGATTGTCGAGGAGCAACCGGCCGCCACCGTGGTGGCCTGCAGCGACTCCGGACGCGCGGTCACGCTGCAGCGCGCCATGTCCACCGGCTACTTTCGGCCCTACACCAACGCCGACGTCATCGGCGCCGAGGTCGGGGGCGCATGCAAGAACGTCATCGCGCTGGCATCGGGAATGGCCGCCGGAGTGGGTCTGGGGGAGAACACCGCAGCGGCCATCATCACCCGGGGCCTCGCTGAAATCATGCGTCTCGGAATCGCGTTGGGCGCCAAGCCGGCCACGCTGGCCGGATTGGCCGGGATCGGTGACCTGGTCGCCACGTGCATCTCACCGCATTCGCGTAACCGGTCCTTTGGCTACCACCTCGGCCGCGGCGGCACGATGGAATCCGCGCTGCAGGCCGCCGGCGGTCAAGTCGCCGAAGGTGTCGCCTCATCTCAGGCGGTCCTTTCGCTTGCGCAGAGCTATGACGTGGAGATGCCGCTCACCGAGGCCGTCGTGCGGGTCTGCCACAAGGGGTTGTCCGTCGACGAGGCGGTCGCCCTGCTGCTCGGGCGTAGCACGAAACCGGAGTGA